A single Methylobacterium sp. 17Sr1-1 DNA region contains:
- the dapE gene encoding succinyl-diaminopimelate desuccinylase produces the protein MHAVTDSHSPLALAQGLIRCPSVTPHEGGALAYLAVILSEAGFTVERPVFSEAGTPDIENLYARIGEGPCLLLAGHTDVVPPGDAAAWRHDPFAGAVEGGDLFGRGAVDMKGGIACMLAAVLAFLARRGPDFGGAIAFLITGDEEGPAVNGTVKLLDWAKERGERFSHCLLGEPTNPDTLGEMIKIGRRGSLTATLTVHGVQGHVAYPHRAENPIPGLLRLAQGLLAGPLDTGTAHFDASNLEFTTMDVGNPSTNVIPAEARATFNIRFNDLWTPETLAAELERRLKEAAGNAVRYSLDVRPTNSVAFLTTPDAFVERVADAIEAETGRRPALSTTGGTSDARFIKDACPVIEFGLVGQTMHQVDERVAVADLDRLAAIYGRVLDAYFPAGPATPGQA, from the coding sequence ATACACGCCGTGACCGATTCCCATTCCCCCCTCGCCCTGGCTCAGGGACTGATCCGCTGCCCCTCGGTGACGCCGCACGAGGGCGGGGCGCTCGCCTATCTCGCGGTAATCCTCAGCGAGGCCGGATTCACGGTCGAGCGCCCGGTCTTCTCGGAAGCGGGCACGCCGGACATCGAGAACCTCTACGCCCGGATCGGCGAGGGGCCGTGCCTGCTCTTGGCCGGCCACACCGACGTGGTGCCGCCGGGTGATGCCGCGGCTTGGCGCCACGACCCCTTCGCCGGGGCGGTCGAGGGCGGGGACTTGTTCGGCCGCGGCGCCGTCGACATGAAGGGCGGCATCGCCTGCATGCTGGCGGCGGTGCTGGCCTTCCTCGCGCGGCGCGGACCGGATTTCGGCGGCGCGATCGCGTTCCTGATCACCGGCGACGAGGAGGGGCCGGCGGTCAACGGCACCGTCAAGCTCCTCGATTGGGCCAAGGAGAGGGGCGAGCGCTTCAGCCACTGCCTGCTCGGCGAGCCGACCAATCCCGATACCTTAGGCGAGATGATCAAGATCGGGCGGCGCGGCTCGCTCACCGCGACCCTGACCGTGCACGGGGTGCAGGGCCACGTCGCCTATCCGCACCGGGCCGAGAACCCGATCCCGGGCCTCCTACGCCTTGCGCAGGGGCTCCTCGCCGGCCCTCTCGATACCGGCACGGCGCATTTCGACGCCTCGAACCTCGAATTCACCACGATGGATGTCGGCAATCCGTCGACCAACGTGATCCCGGCCGAGGCGCGAGCGACCTTCAACATCCGCTTCAACGACCTCTGGACGCCCGAGACCCTGGCCGCCGAGTTGGAGCGGCGCTTGAAGGAGGCGGCCGGCAACGCGGTGCGCTACAGCCTCGACGTGCGCCCGACCAACTCCGTTGCCTTCCTGACCACGCCCGACGCCTTCGTCGAGCGGGTGGCCGACGCGATCGAGGCCGAGACCGGCCGCCGGCCCGCCCTCTCGACCACCGGCGGCACCTCGGATGCCCGGTTCATCAAGGACGCCTGCCCGGTGATCGAGTTCGGGCTCGTCGGGCAGACGATGCACCAGGTCGACGAGCGGGTGGCGGTGGCGGACCTCGACCGGCTGGCGGCGATCTACGGGAGGGTGCTGGACGCGTATTTTCCCGCCGGACCCGCGACGCCGGGTCAGGCTTGA
- the moeB gene encoding molybdopterin-synthase adenylyltransferase MoeB, with product MTALSPDEIERYARHIVLREVGGPGQVRLKAARVLVIGAGGLGAPLIQYLAAAGIGTVGIVDDDTVSLSNLQRQVIHGTPDIGRPKVESAADAIARLNPNVRVETHATRLTPENAEALIAAYDLVADGSDNFSTRYAVSDACYRARRPLVTAALGQFDGSLTTIRAHETGPDGRPNPTYRCLFPSPPPAGSVPTCAEAGVLGALAGLMGSLMALEVIRAVAGFGEPLVGRLLMVDARSLRFETLSYAWDPGNPLSGTDH from the coding sequence ATGACCGCGCTCAGCCCCGACGAGATCGAACGCTACGCCCGCCACATCGTGCTGCGGGAGGTCGGCGGCCCCGGCCAGGTCCGCCTCAAGGCGGCGCGGGTGCTGGTGATCGGCGCCGGCGGCCTCGGCGCGCCGCTGATCCAATACCTGGCGGCGGCCGGGATCGGCACGGTCGGCATCGTCGACGACGACACGGTCTCGCTCTCCAACCTCCAGCGGCAGGTGATCCACGGCACGCCCGACATCGGGCGGCCGAAGGTCGAGAGCGCGGCGGACGCGATCGCCCGGCTCAACCCGAATGTCCGGGTCGAGACCCACGCCACCCGCCTGACGCCCGAGAATGCCGAGGCGCTGATCGCGGCGTACGACCTCGTCGCGGACGGCTCGGACAATTTTTCGACCCGCTACGCCGTCTCGGACGCGTGCTACCGCGCCCGCCGGCCGCTGGTGACCGCGGCGCTCGGCCAGTTCGACGGCTCGCTCACCACGATCCGGGCCCACGAGACCGGGCCGGACGGACGGCCGAACCCGACCTATCGCTGCCTGTTCCCGAGCCCGCCGCCGGCCGGCTCGGTGCCGACCTGCGCCGAGGCCGGGGTGCTCGGCGCGCTCGCCGGCCTGATGGGATCGCTGATGGCGCTGGAGGTCATCCGCGCCGTCGCCGGCTTCGGCGAGCCCCTGGTCGGCCGCCTGCTGATGGTCGATGCCCGCTCCCTGCGCTTCGAGACGCTGTCCTACGCCTGGGACCCGGGCAATCCGTTGAGCGGGACGGACCATTGA
- a CDS encoding HAMP domain-containing methyl-accepting chemotaxis protein: MRARLYGGFTLLAILAAVMGGFAYRQTASLDEMFNTRAMLERAARELYTLNGLTDRFLAQSLTYRMTPSADGATGMQSSLSEMTQLADGLAERALSDERRTLYAGLRDQSSRLAAELPKLVALGTQIRENKAGVYSAGDDLTKASGALVAQLRSGGDDAILDQAVEIERTLLLFRVMNWRFLATTDPKTRALSAATFTTAEASVGKLKALSLTPAQRRDLATVEEALHRLNRHITAAASAMIESEALYEQSLKPKAEALVGTGTQVRTKLDAVLQDITARSNATMAATKPVQVGLLALILAISAASAVLIGRSITRPISGMTRAMSRLAAGEIAVAVPSQDATDEMGEMARAVEVFRQNAVARLALEADQAAQASARQRRADRVDALIAAFQQRVAGSLEIVTSAASELDATARSMTQVADGTNAQAVASSAAAEETSANVQTVAAAAEEMVASLREIERQVVHSREVAGHAAHEADATNTAMASLGTAATQIGAAVTIISAIASQTNLLALNATIEAARAGEAGRGFAVVAAEVKELAGQTARATEEISGQITAIQAATEQAGAAIRQIGGTIAALNEISSAIAATVVEQTAATTEISRNANEAARGTRDVSSSVARVRSLADETGGAAAQALAAAADLATHSLTVKQEVDGFLGEIRAA, from the coding sequence ATGCGTGCACGCCTGTACGGCGGCTTCACGCTTCTGGCGATCCTCGCGGCCGTGATGGGCGGCTTCGCCTATCGGCAGACCGCAAGCCTCGACGAGATGTTCAATACCAGGGCGATGCTCGAGCGGGCGGCCCGCGAGCTGTACACGCTGAACGGCCTGACCGACCGCTTCCTGGCGCAGAGCCTGACGTACCGGATGACGCCGAGTGCGGACGGGGCGACCGGGATGCAGTCCAGCCTGTCGGAGATGACGCAGCTCGCCGACGGGCTCGCCGAGCGGGCCTTGTCGGACGAGCGGCGCACGCTCTACGCCGGTCTGCGCGACCAGTCGAGCCGTCTCGCCGCGGAGCTCCCCAAGCTGGTCGCGCTCGGCACGCAGATCCGCGAGAACAAGGCCGGCGTCTACAGCGCGGGCGACGACCTGACCAAGGCCTCGGGCGCGCTCGTCGCGCAGCTCCGGTCCGGCGGCGACGACGCGATCCTGGACCAGGCGGTGGAGATCGAGCGGACCCTGCTGCTGTTCCGCGTCATGAACTGGCGCTTTCTGGCGACCACCGACCCGAAGACCCGTGCGCTCTCGGCCGCGACCTTCACCACCGCCGAGGCATCGGTCGGAAAGCTGAAGGCGCTGAGCCTGACGCCGGCGCAGCGGCGCGATCTCGCTACCGTCGAGGAAGCCCTGCATCGCCTCAACCGGCACATCACGGCGGCGGCCTCCGCCATGATCGAGAGCGAGGCTCTGTACGAGCAGAGCCTGAAGCCCAAGGCGGAGGCGCTCGTCGGCACGGGCACGCAGGTCCGCACCAAGCTGGACGCGGTGCTTCAGGACATCACCGCGCGCAGCAACGCCACGATGGCCGCGACGAAGCCGGTGCAGGTCGGGCTGCTGGCGCTGATCCTGGCGATCAGCGCGGCGTCGGCCGTCCTGATCGGGCGCAGCATCACCCGTCCGATCTCCGGCATGACCCGGGCGATGAGCCGTCTGGCCGCGGGCGAGATCGCCGTCGCGGTCCCCTCGCAGGACGCGACCGACGAGATGGGCGAGATGGCCCGCGCCGTGGAGGTGTTTCGTCAGAACGCGGTAGCGCGCCTCGCGCTGGAGGCCGACCAGGCCGCGCAGGCCTCCGCCCGCCAGCGCCGCGCCGACCGGGTCGACGCGCTGATCGCCGCCTTCCAGCAGCGGGTCGCCGGCTCGCTCGAGATCGTCACCTCGGCCGCCTCCGAGCTCGACGCCACCGCCCGCTCGATGACTCAAGTCGCCGACGGCACCAATGCCCAGGCCGTCGCCTCCAGCGCCGCCGCCGAGGAGACCTCGGCCAACGTCCAGACCGTCGCGGCGGCCGCCGAGGAGATGGTGGCGTCGCTGCGGGAGATCGAGCGCCAGGTCGTGCATTCCCGCGAGGTCGCCGGCCACGCCGCGCACGAGGCCGACGCCACCAACACCGCCATGGCGAGTCTCGGCACCGCCGCGACCCAGATCGGGGCCGCCGTCACCATCATCTCGGCCATCGCCAGCCAGACCAACCTGCTCGCGCTCAACGCCACGATCGAGGCCGCCCGGGCCGGCGAGGCCGGGCGCGGCTTCGCGGTGGTCGCGGCGGAAGTGAAGGAGCTGGCCGGACAGACCGCGCGGGCCACCGAGGAGATCAGCGGGCAGATCACGGCGATCCAGGCGGCCACCGAGCAGGCGGGCGCCGCCATCCGGCAGATCGGCGGCACGATCGCGGCGCTGAACGAGATCAGCAGCGCCATCGCGGCGACGGTGGTGGAGCAGACCGCCGCCACGACGGAGATTTCCCGCAACGCGAACGAGGCGGCGCGCGGCACCCGGGATGTCTCGTCCAGCGTCGCCCGCGTGCGGTCGCTGGCGGACGAGACCGGCGGCGCGGCCGCACAGGCGCTCGCGGCCGCCGCCGACCTGGCGACGCACTCCCTGACGGTCAAGCAGGAGGTCGACGGCTTTCTGGGCGAGATCCGGGCGGCCTGA
- a CDS encoding DUF1186 domain-containing protein, translated as MTDDTDKTDIGLVQELSRAVHLPEAALRRAAADPETITVPVLNFLYRAAAAGLEEGTEPLNDAEANVLFWGIHVLASIGESRIHEPLMRLLCRDDEAISSALGEDYPTTLTGLVASTFDGDADRLLAAIAGEAPDGLVRMELFHALALLTADGDIDRETVRAFLVRFDDERLGDSDEEAWQGWEDAVALLGFDDLLPRLKAARKDGRNTGLFIDWESVQETLKEARLRPKSRERFNQMTIGYLDDLIGALEHTREGADAHLPNLDEDGYPIPERNPYRDVGRNDPCPCGSGKKFKKCCLDKVEQGLAALPPLPPAR; from the coding sequence ATGACGGACGACACGGACAAGACGGATATCGGGCTCGTGCAGGAGCTCTCCCGGGCGGTCCACCTGCCGGAGGCCGCCCTGCGTCGGGCGGCGGCGGACCCGGAGACGATCACCGTCCCGGTCCTCAACTTCCTCTACCGCGCCGCGGCGGCCGGCCTTGAGGAGGGCACCGAGCCGCTGAACGACGCCGAAGCGAACGTGCTGTTCTGGGGCATCCACGTCCTGGCCTCGATCGGCGAGAGCCGGATCCACGAGCCGCTGATGCGCCTTCTGTGCCGCGACGACGAGGCGATCTCGTCGGCGCTCGGGGAGGACTACCCGACCACCCTCACGGGCCTGGTCGCCAGCACCTTCGACGGCGATGCCGACCGCCTGCTCGCCGCCATCGCCGGCGAGGCGCCCGACGGCCTCGTGCGGATGGAGCTGTTCCACGCCCTGGCGCTGCTGACCGCCGACGGCGACATCGACCGCGAGACCGTCCGGGCCTTCCTGGTCCGCTTCGACGACGAGCGCCTGGGCGATTCCGACGAGGAGGCGTGGCAGGGCTGGGAGGATGCCGTCGCGCTGCTCGGTTTCGACGACCTCCTTCCCCGCCTCAAGGCGGCGCGCAAGGACGGCCGCAACACCGGCCTCTTCATCGACTGGGAGTCGGTGCAGGAGACCCTGAAGGAGGCCCGCCTACGACCGAAGAGCCGCGAGCGCTTCAACCAGATGACGATCGGCTACCTCGACGACCTGATCGGGGCACTGGAGCACACCCGCGAGGGCGCCGACGCTCACTTGCCCAACCTCGACGAGGACGGCTATCCGATCCCCGAGCGCAACCCCTACCGCGACGTCGGCCGCAACGACCCCTGCCCCTGCGGCAGCGGCAAGAAGTTCAAGAAGTGCTGCCTCGACAAGGTCGAGCAGGGCCTCGCCGCCCTGCCGCCGCTGCCGCCGGCGCGCTGA